Proteins co-encoded in one Solea senegalensis isolate Sse05_10M linkage group LG8, IFAPA_SoseM_1, whole genome shotgun sequence genomic window:
- the sik3 gene encoding serine/threonine-protein kinase SIK3 homolog isoform X2, whose protein sequence is MKLLKHPHIIRLYQVMETERMIYLVTEYASGGEIFDHLVAHGRMAEKDARKKFKQIVAAVHFCHCRNIVHRDLKAENLLLDHNLNIKIADFGFSNLFSRGQLLKTWCGSPPYAAPELFEGKEYDGPKVDIWSLGVVLYVLVCGALPFDGSTLQNLRARVLSGKFRIPFFMSTDCEYLIRHMLVLEPSRRLSMEQICKNKWMRQGDPDPDFDRLIAECTQVKTERETELINEQVLIAMSEMGLDRERTLQSLQTDAYDHYSAIYSLLADRLKKHKTLRVAQPPLRSISYPLNAVQTDPQGNPVSMTVPHVQLINPENQIVEPDGSMALDSDEGEEPSPEAMARYLSMRRHTVGVPDQRTEMQEDLQKLPPGFPRGAVPQPPFPLLAPNMGQIHTLMPTQSLQPTQQLEYKEQSLLQPPTLQLLNGMGPLGRRASDGGANIQLHAQLLKRPRGPSPLVASPHPIPAVAPVDEEGSDGEPDQEAVQRYLANRSKRHTTHALMSTSHGEPSADSQRPQGPRQRGGWAPDIHTRSSYKDSNTLHLPMERFSPVRRFSDGAATIQAFKAHLENSSLIKQLKQECEQLQKKYALQQDEHLLEHTQQQHILYQQEQQILHQQIQGLSLGHGESQPSHLTHQLQRLRIQPSSPPPTHPSNHLFRQPNQSPPPGSAGILQGHGGPSPVQYQHQHGTAALYQGQSGSPPPTGLPRVAHTTNQQAPSVRPTVPLAQGVPQQQQVTIQVQEVELGGVAQRQGSFLSTPGHRVLGKQLSADNAEMHSRSLGRFTSGYEQAQFNAHLISGDAASRGASGVLSSFSPYLQGASLKVPSLEGYQGGVVGSGNYGTPSTLQQALLSPTPLDYRPPQQHVTPTLQGLLSPRHSLTGHADPRLPPQDLAALLKRHSPRPCPAPPTPPSGPPQEYGEMLLLHQLSQGENLEPPTPQGAPGGPHYLHLLQIRPPDVQPQQHPAQPPCPSLPYSESMEEDEVPPGYHHPHEGLLTKAGEGHELLGPPRGGTPPYNSPTHRHGGYIRSPPATRESECVECRPPGQAMEVPDHNGVGYSRGPQGDAYRSRGQLQRHHTIQTCDDAYDQVEPMSGMSLLAGKALSSARMSDILSQTSLTGSQQLHQREESVCDVEGELHAAACYPSSCTSDMLLSYKPPDLQYSMEQAGV, encoded by the exons ATGAAGTTGCTGAAACACCCCCACATCATCCGCCTCTACCAG GTGATGGAGACGGAGAGGATGATCTATCTGGTAACGGAGTACGCCAGCGGTGGAGAGATATTTG ACCACCTGGTGGCTCATGGGCGTATGGCAGAAAAAGACGCCAGAAAGAAGTTCAAGCAGATTGTGGCAGCGGTGCACTTCTGTCACTGTCGCAACATCGTCCACCGAGACTTGAAGGCAGAGAATCTGCTCCTGGACCACAACCTCAACATCAAAATCGCAG ATTTTGGCTTCAGTAACTTGTTTTCTCGAGGCCAGCTGTTGAAGACATGGTGTGGCAGCCCTCCCTATGCTGCACCGGAGCTTTTTGAGGGGAAAGAGTATGATGGTCCAAAAGTAGATATATGG AGCTTAGGTGTGGTGTTATATGTTTTGGTGTGTGGCGCCCTGCCTTTCGATGGCAGCACTCTACAAAATTTGCGGGCACGTGTCCTCAGTGGGAAATTCCGCATCCCCTTCTTCATGTCCACAG ACTGTGAGTACTTAATCCGACACATGTTGGTCCTGGAGCCCAGCAGACGGTTGTCCATGGAGCAGATCTGTAAGAACAAGTGGATGAGACAAGGAGACCCAGACCCAGACTTTGACAGG TTGATAGCAGAATGTACGCAGGtgaagacggagagagagacggagctCATCAATGAGCAGGTGCTGATAGCCATGTCTGAAATGGGCCTGGACAGAGAGCGCACGCTTCAG TCCCTTCAAACTGATGCGTATGATCACTACAGTGCCATCTATAGTCTGCTGGCTGACCGCCTCAAGAAACACAAGACGCTGCGTGTTGCTCAGCCTCCCCTGCGTTCCATTAGCTACCCCCTTAATGCTGTACAG ACAGATCCACAGGGTAATCCAGTTAGCATGACCGTTCCCCACGTCCAGCTCATCAACCCAGAGAACCAGATTGTTGAG CCGGATGGCAGCATGGCACTGGACAGTGATGAAGGAGAGGAGCCGTCTCCCGAGGCCATGGCTCGCTACCTTTCAATGAGGCGGCACACTGTGGGGGTACCAGACCAAAG GACAGAGATGCAGGAAGACCTTCAGAAACTGCCACCAGGTTTCCCACGAGGTGCAGTGCCCCAGCCCCCATTCCCTCTATTGGCCCCCAACATGGGCCAAATACACACTCTCATGCCCACACAGAGCCTGCAGCCCACACAACAACTGGAGTACAAG GAACAGTCTTTGCTTCAGCCACCCACACTTCAACTCCTCAATGGCATGGGGCCTCTCGGCCGACGAGCTTCCGACGGAGGAGCTAACATTCAGCTACATGCTCAACTCCTAAAAAGGCCCAGGGGGCCCTCGCCTCTTGTCGCCAGCCCG CACCCCATCCCTGCTGTAGCTCCAGTAGATGAGGAAGGTTCGGATGGAGAGCCAGACCAAGAGGCGGTACAGAG GTACCTGGCGAACCGCTCCAAGCGGCACACGACGCACGCGCTCATGAGCACATCGCATGGCGAGCCCTCGGCAGACTCACAGCGGCCCCAGGGCCCCCGCCAGAGGGGGGGTTGGGCCCCCGACATACACACCCG ATCCAGTTATAAGGACTCGAACACCCTTCATCTCCCCATGGAGCGCTTCTCACCTGTCAGACGGTTCTCTGATGGCGCCGCCACCATCCAGGCTTTCAAGGCTCATCTAGAAAACAGCAGCCTCATTAAGCAACTCAAACAG GAGTGTGAGCAGCTCCAGAAAAAGTATGCTCTCCAGCAGGATGAGCATCTCCTGGAGCACACCCAGCAGCAGCATATCCTCTACCAGCAAGAGCAACAAATCCTCCACCAGCAAATCCAG GGTCTGTCTTTAGGCCATGGAGAGAGCCAGCCGAGTCATCTAACCCACCAGCTTCAGAG ATTGCGTATCCAGCCCTCCAGCCCGCCGCCAACACATCCCAGCAACCACCTCTTCAGGCAGCCCAATCAGAGCCCTCCGCCTGGCTCTGCAGGCATACTGCAAGGGCACG GTGGTCCGTCACCAGTGCAGTACCAGCACCAGCATGGTACTGCAGCACTGTACCAAGGCCAGAGTGGAAGCCCACCTCCCACAGGTTTGCCTCGAGTCGCTCACACAACAAATCAGCAAGCACCATCTGTCCGCCCCACTGTCCCATTGGCACAGGGTGTACCTCAACAACAGCAG GTGACCATCCAGGTGCAGGAAGTGGAACTGGGAGGTGTGGCGCAGAGACAAGGTAGCTTTTTGTCCacaccaggacacagagttctTGGGAAGCAGCTGAGTGCAGACAACGCCGAGATGCACAG TCGCAGCCTTGGCCGCTTCACATCGGGCTATGAACAGGCCCAGTTCAATGCCCATCTCATCTCTGGCGACGCTGCCTCCCGGGGCGCCTCCGGAGTGCTCAGCTCCTTCAGCCCGTACCTACAGGGAGCCTCGCTCAAAGTCCCCAGCCTAGAAGGGTACCAGGGCGGGGTGGTGGGGAGTGGCAACTATGGTACTCCCTCAACACTACAACAGGCCCTGCTGTCCCCAACTCCTTTGGACTACCGCCCCCCACAACAGCACGTCACCCCCACCCTGCAGGGCCTCCTCTCCCCCCGTCACTCTTTAACAGGGCACGCTGATCCCAGGTTGCCTCCCCAAGACCTGGCCGCCCTGCTGAAGAGGCACAGTCCCCGGCCTTGCCCAGCGCCCCCCACACCACCCAGCGGTCCGCCCCAGGAGTATGGAGAAATGTTGCTTCTACACCAGCTGAGCCAGGGTGAGAACTTGGAACCACCGACGCCACAGGGTGCCCCCGGAGGCCCGCActacctccacctcctccagatTCGACCACCTGATGTCCAGCCACAGCAGCACCCAGCCCAGCCACCGTGCCCCAGCTTACCTTACTCAGAGAGcatggaggaggacgaggtgCCACCTGGCTACCATCACCCACACGAGGGCCTGCTGACCAAGGCAGGGGAAGGTCATGAGCTCCTCGGGCCTCCCCGCGGAGGCACCCCGCCCTATAACTCCCCGACACACAGGCATGGCGGCTATATAAGGAGTCCTCCAGCAACGAGAG AATCTGAGTGCGTGGAGTGTAGGCCCCCAGGGCAGGCCATGGAGGTGCCTGATCATAATGGTGTGGGCTACTCTCGAGGTCCCCAGGGTGACGCCTATAGGTCCCGTGGACAACTACAGCGCCACCACACCATTCAGACCTGCGATGATGCTTAT GACCAGGTAGAGCCCATGTCTGGAATGAGCCTGTTGGCTGGAAAGGCATTAAGCTCTGCTCGCATGTCAGACATCCTCAGCCAGACATCATTGACAGGAAGCCAGCAGCTGCACCAGCGGGAAGAGTCAG TGTGTGATGTCGAAGGGGAGCTCCATGCAGCAGCGTGCTACCCCTCCTCCTGCACCAGTGACATGCTCCTCAGCTACAAGCCCCCAGACCTGCAGTACAGCATGGAGCAGGCTGGGGTCTAG
- the sik3 gene encoding serine/threonine-protein kinase SIK3 homolog isoform X3: protein MKLLKHPHIIRLYQVMETERMIYLVTEYASGGEIFDHLVAHGRMAEKDARKKFKQIVAAVHFCHCRNIVHRDLKAENLLLDHNLNIKIADFGFSNLFSRGQLLKTWCGSPPYAAPELFEGKEYDGPKVDIWSLGVVLYVLVCGALPFDGSTLQNLRARVLSGKFRIPFFMSTDCEYLIRHMLVLEPSRRLSMEQICKNKWMRQGDPDPDFDRLIAECTQVKTERETELINEQVLIAMSEMGLDRERTLQSLQTDAYDHYSAIYSLLADRLKKHKTLRVAQPPLRSISYPLNAVQQTDPQGNPVSMTVPHVQLINPENQIVEPDGSMALDSDEGEEPSPEAMARYLSMRRHTVGVPDQRTEMQEDLQKLPPGFPRGAVPQPPFPLLAPNMGQIHTLMPTQSLQPTQQLEYKEQSLLQPPTLQLLNGMGPLGRRASDGGANIQLHAQLLKRPRGPSPLVASPHPIPAVAPVDEEGSDGEPDQEAVQRSSYKDSNTLHLPMERFSPVRRFSDGAATIQAFKAHLENSSLIKQLKQECEQLQKKYALQQDEHLLEHTQQQHILYQQEQQILHQQIQGLSLGHGESQPSHLTHQLQRLRIQPSSPPPTHPSNHLFRQPNQSPPPGSAGILQGHGGPSPVQYQHQHGTAALYQGQSGSPPPTGLPRVAHTTNQQAPSVRPTVPLAQGVPQQQQVTIQVQEVELGGVAQRQGSFLSTPGHRVLGKQLSADNAEMHSRSLGRFTSGYEQAQFNAHLISGDAASRGASGVLSSFSPYLQGASLKVPSLEGYQGGVVGSGNYGTPSTLQQALLSPTPLDYRPPQQHVTPTLQGLLSPRHSLTGHADPRLPPQDLAALLKRHSPRPCPAPPTPPSGPPQEYGEMLLLHQLSQGENLEPPTPQGAPGGPHYLHLLQIRPPDVQPQQHPAQPPCPSLPYSESMEEDEVPPGYHHPHEGLLTKAGEGHELLGPPRGGTPPYNSPTHRHGGYIRSPPATRESECVECRPPGQAMEVPDHNGVGYSRGPQGDAYRSRGQLQRHHTIQTCDDAYDQVEPMSGMSLLAGKALSSARMSDILSQTSLTGSQQLHQREESVCDVEGELHAAACYPSSCTSDMLLSYKPPDLQYSMEQAGV from the exons ATGAAGTTGCTGAAACACCCCCACATCATCCGCCTCTACCAG GTGATGGAGACGGAGAGGATGATCTATCTGGTAACGGAGTACGCCAGCGGTGGAGAGATATTTG ACCACCTGGTGGCTCATGGGCGTATGGCAGAAAAAGACGCCAGAAAGAAGTTCAAGCAGATTGTGGCAGCGGTGCACTTCTGTCACTGTCGCAACATCGTCCACCGAGACTTGAAGGCAGAGAATCTGCTCCTGGACCACAACCTCAACATCAAAATCGCAG ATTTTGGCTTCAGTAACTTGTTTTCTCGAGGCCAGCTGTTGAAGACATGGTGTGGCAGCCCTCCCTATGCTGCACCGGAGCTTTTTGAGGGGAAAGAGTATGATGGTCCAAAAGTAGATATATGG AGCTTAGGTGTGGTGTTATATGTTTTGGTGTGTGGCGCCCTGCCTTTCGATGGCAGCACTCTACAAAATTTGCGGGCACGTGTCCTCAGTGGGAAATTCCGCATCCCCTTCTTCATGTCCACAG ACTGTGAGTACTTAATCCGACACATGTTGGTCCTGGAGCCCAGCAGACGGTTGTCCATGGAGCAGATCTGTAAGAACAAGTGGATGAGACAAGGAGACCCAGACCCAGACTTTGACAGG TTGATAGCAGAATGTACGCAGGtgaagacggagagagagacggagctCATCAATGAGCAGGTGCTGATAGCCATGTCTGAAATGGGCCTGGACAGAGAGCGCACGCTTCAG TCCCTTCAAACTGATGCGTATGATCACTACAGTGCCATCTATAGTCTGCTGGCTGACCGCCTCAAGAAACACAAGACGCTGCGTGTTGCTCAGCCTCCCCTGCGTTCCATTAGCTACCCCCTTAATGCTGTACAG CAGACAGATCCACAGGGTAATCCAGTTAGCATGACCGTTCCCCACGTCCAGCTCATCAACCCAGAGAACCAGATTGTTGAG CCGGATGGCAGCATGGCACTGGACAGTGATGAAGGAGAGGAGCCGTCTCCCGAGGCCATGGCTCGCTACCTTTCAATGAGGCGGCACACTGTGGGGGTACCAGACCAAAG GACAGAGATGCAGGAAGACCTTCAGAAACTGCCACCAGGTTTCCCACGAGGTGCAGTGCCCCAGCCCCCATTCCCTCTATTGGCCCCCAACATGGGCCAAATACACACTCTCATGCCCACACAGAGCCTGCAGCCCACACAACAACTGGAGTACAAG GAACAGTCTTTGCTTCAGCCACCCACACTTCAACTCCTCAATGGCATGGGGCCTCTCGGCCGACGAGCTTCCGACGGAGGAGCTAACATTCAGCTACATGCTCAACTCCTAAAAAGGCCCAGGGGGCCCTCGCCTCTTGTCGCCAGCCCG CACCCCATCCCTGCTGTAGCTCCAGTAGATGAGGAAGGTTCGGATGGAGAGCCAGACCAAGAGGCGGTACAGAG ATCCAGTTATAAGGACTCGAACACCCTTCATCTCCCCATGGAGCGCTTCTCACCTGTCAGACGGTTCTCTGATGGCGCCGCCACCATCCAGGCTTTCAAGGCTCATCTAGAAAACAGCAGCCTCATTAAGCAACTCAAACAG GAGTGTGAGCAGCTCCAGAAAAAGTATGCTCTCCAGCAGGATGAGCATCTCCTGGAGCACACCCAGCAGCAGCATATCCTCTACCAGCAAGAGCAACAAATCCTCCACCAGCAAATCCAG GGTCTGTCTTTAGGCCATGGAGAGAGCCAGCCGAGTCATCTAACCCACCAGCTTCAGAG ATTGCGTATCCAGCCCTCCAGCCCGCCGCCAACACATCCCAGCAACCACCTCTTCAGGCAGCCCAATCAGAGCCCTCCGCCTGGCTCTGCAGGCATACTGCAAGGGCACG GTGGTCCGTCACCAGTGCAGTACCAGCACCAGCATGGTACTGCAGCACTGTACCAAGGCCAGAGTGGAAGCCCACCTCCCACAGGTTTGCCTCGAGTCGCTCACACAACAAATCAGCAAGCACCATCTGTCCGCCCCACTGTCCCATTGGCACAGGGTGTACCTCAACAACAGCAG GTGACCATCCAGGTGCAGGAAGTGGAACTGGGAGGTGTGGCGCAGAGACAAGGTAGCTTTTTGTCCacaccaggacacagagttctTGGGAAGCAGCTGAGTGCAGACAACGCCGAGATGCACAG TCGCAGCCTTGGCCGCTTCACATCGGGCTATGAACAGGCCCAGTTCAATGCCCATCTCATCTCTGGCGACGCTGCCTCCCGGGGCGCCTCCGGAGTGCTCAGCTCCTTCAGCCCGTACCTACAGGGAGCCTCGCTCAAAGTCCCCAGCCTAGAAGGGTACCAGGGCGGGGTGGTGGGGAGTGGCAACTATGGTACTCCCTCAACACTACAACAGGCCCTGCTGTCCCCAACTCCTTTGGACTACCGCCCCCCACAACAGCACGTCACCCCCACCCTGCAGGGCCTCCTCTCCCCCCGTCACTCTTTAACAGGGCACGCTGATCCCAGGTTGCCTCCCCAAGACCTGGCCGCCCTGCTGAAGAGGCACAGTCCCCGGCCTTGCCCAGCGCCCCCCACACCACCCAGCGGTCCGCCCCAGGAGTATGGAGAAATGTTGCTTCTACACCAGCTGAGCCAGGGTGAGAACTTGGAACCACCGACGCCACAGGGTGCCCCCGGAGGCCCGCActacctccacctcctccagatTCGACCACCTGATGTCCAGCCACAGCAGCACCCAGCCCAGCCACCGTGCCCCAGCTTACCTTACTCAGAGAGcatggaggaggacgaggtgCCACCTGGCTACCATCACCCACACGAGGGCCTGCTGACCAAGGCAGGGGAAGGTCATGAGCTCCTCGGGCCTCCCCGCGGAGGCACCCCGCCCTATAACTCCCCGACACACAGGCATGGCGGCTATATAAGGAGTCCTCCAGCAACGAGAG AATCTGAGTGCGTGGAGTGTAGGCCCCCAGGGCAGGCCATGGAGGTGCCTGATCATAATGGTGTGGGCTACTCTCGAGGTCCCCAGGGTGACGCCTATAGGTCCCGTGGACAACTACAGCGCCACCACACCATTCAGACCTGCGATGATGCTTAT GACCAGGTAGAGCCCATGTCTGGAATGAGCCTGTTGGCTGGAAAGGCATTAAGCTCTGCTCGCATGTCAGACATCCTCAGCCAGACATCATTGACAGGAAGCCAGCAGCTGCACCAGCGGGAAGAGTCAG TGTGTGATGTCGAAGGGGAGCTCCATGCAGCAGCGTGCTACCCCTCCTCCTGCACCAGTGACATGCTCCTCAGCTACAAGCCCCCAGACCTGCAGTACAGCATGGAGCAGGCTGGGGTCTAG
- the sik3 gene encoding serine/threonine-protein kinase SIK3 homolog isoform X1: MKLLKHPHIIRLYQVMETERMIYLVTEYASGGEIFDHLVAHGRMAEKDARKKFKQIVAAVHFCHCRNIVHRDLKAENLLLDHNLNIKIADFGFSNLFSRGQLLKTWCGSPPYAAPELFEGKEYDGPKVDIWSLGVVLYVLVCGALPFDGSTLQNLRARVLSGKFRIPFFMSTDCEYLIRHMLVLEPSRRLSMEQICKNKWMRQGDPDPDFDRLIAECTQVKTERETELINEQVLIAMSEMGLDRERTLQSLQTDAYDHYSAIYSLLADRLKKHKTLRVAQPPLRSISYPLNAVQQTDPQGNPVSMTVPHVQLINPENQIVEPDGSMALDSDEGEEPSPEAMARYLSMRRHTVGVPDQRTEMQEDLQKLPPGFPRGAVPQPPFPLLAPNMGQIHTLMPTQSLQPTQQLEYKEQSLLQPPTLQLLNGMGPLGRRASDGGANIQLHAQLLKRPRGPSPLVASPHPIPAVAPVDEEGSDGEPDQEAVQRYLANRSKRHTTHALMSTSHGEPSADSQRPQGPRQRGGWAPDIHTRSSYKDSNTLHLPMERFSPVRRFSDGAATIQAFKAHLENSSLIKQLKQECEQLQKKYALQQDEHLLEHTQQQHILYQQEQQILHQQIQGLSLGHGESQPSHLTHQLQRLRIQPSSPPPTHPSNHLFRQPNQSPPPGSAGILQGHGGPSPVQYQHQHGTAALYQGQSGSPPPTGLPRVAHTTNQQAPSVRPTVPLAQGVPQQQQVTIQVQEVELGGVAQRQGSFLSTPGHRVLGKQLSADNAEMHSRSLGRFTSGYEQAQFNAHLISGDAASRGASGVLSSFSPYLQGASLKVPSLEGYQGGVVGSGNYGTPSTLQQALLSPTPLDYRPPQQHVTPTLQGLLSPRHSLTGHADPRLPPQDLAALLKRHSPRPCPAPPTPPSGPPQEYGEMLLLHQLSQGENLEPPTPQGAPGGPHYLHLLQIRPPDVQPQQHPAQPPCPSLPYSESMEEDEVPPGYHHPHEGLLTKAGEGHELLGPPRGGTPPYNSPTHRHGGYIRSPPATRESECVECRPPGQAMEVPDHNGVGYSRGPQGDAYRSRGQLQRHHTIQTCDDAYDQVEPMSGMSLLAGKALSSARMSDILSQTSLTGSQQLHQREESVCDVEGELHAAACYPSSCTSDMLLSYKPPDLQYSMEQAGV; encoded by the exons ATGAAGTTGCTGAAACACCCCCACATCATCCGCCTCTACCAG GTGATGGAGACGGAGAGGATGATCTATCTGGTAACGGAGTACGCCAGCGGTGGAGAGATATTTG ACCACCTGGTGGCTCATGGGCGTATGGCAGAAAAAGACGCCAGAAAGAAGTTCAAGCAGATTGTGGCAGCGGTGCACTTCTGTCACTGTCGCAACATCGTCCACCGAGACTTGAAGGCAGAGAATCTGCTCCTGGACCACAACCTCAACATCAAAATCGCAG ATTTTGGCTTCAGTAACTTGTTTTCTCGAGGCCAGCTGTTGAAGACATGGTGTGGCAGCCCTCCCTATGCTGCACCGGAGCTTTTTGAGGGGAAAGAGTATGATGGTCCAAAAGTAGATATATGG AGCTTAGGTGTGGTGTTATATGTTTTGGTGTGTGGCGCCCTGCCTTTCGATGGCAGCACTCTACAAAATTTGCGGGCACGTGTCCTCAGTGGGAAATTCCGCATCCCCTTCTTCATGTCCACAG ACTGTGAGTACTTAATCCGACACATGTTGGTCCTGGAGCCCAGCAGACGGTTGTCCATGGAGCAGATCTGTAAGAACAAGTGGATGAGACAAGGAGACCCAGACCCAGACTTTGACAGG TTGATAGCAGAATGTACGCAGGtgaagacggagagagagacggagctCATCAATGAGCAGGTGCTGATAGCCATGTCTGAAATGGGCCTGGACAGAGAGCGCACGCTTCAG TCCCTTCAAACTGATGCGTATGATCACTACAGTGCCATCTATAGTCTGCTGGCTGACCGCCTCAAGAAACACAAGACGCTGCGTGTTGCTCAGCCTCCCCTGCGTTCCATTAGCTACCCCCTTAATGCTGTACAG CAGACAGATCCACAGGGTAATCCAGTTAGCATGACCGTTCCCCACGTCCAGCTCATCAACCCAGAGAACCAGATTGTTGAG CCGGATGGCAGCATGGCACTGGACAGTGATGAAGGAGAGGAGCCGTCTCCCGAGGCCATGGCTCGCTACCTTTCAATGAGGCGGCACACTGTGGGGGTACCAGACCAAAG GACAGAGATGCAGGAAGACCTTCAGAAACTGCCACCAGGTTTCCCACGAGGTGCAGTGCCCCAGCCCCCATTCCCTCTATTGGCCCCCAACATGGGCCAAATACACACTCTCATGCCCACACAGAGCCTGCAGCCCACACAACAACTGGAGTACAAG GAACAGTCTTTGCTTCAGCCACCCACACTTCAACTCCTCAATGGCATGGGGCCTCTCGGCCGACGAGCTTCCGACGGAGGAGCTAACATTCAGCTACATGCTCAACTCCTAAAAAGGCCCAGGGGGCCCTCGCCTCTTGTCGCCAGCCCG CACCCCATCCCTGCTGTAGCTCCAGTAGATGAGGAAGGTTCGGATGGAGAGCCAGACCAAGAGGCGGTACAGAG GTACCTGGCGAACCGCTCCAAGCGGCACACGACGCACGCGCTCATGAGCACATCGCATGGCGAGCCCTCGGCAGACTCACAGCGGCCCCAGGGCCCCCGCCAGAGGGGGGGTTGGGCCCCCGACATACACACCCG ATCCAGTTATAAGGACTCGAACACCCTTCATCTCCCCATGGAGCGCTTCTCACCTGTCAGACGGTTCTCTGATGGCGCCGCCACCATCCAGGCTTTCAAGGCTCATCTAGAAAACAGCAGCCTCATTAAGCAACTCAAACAG GAGTGTGAGCAGCTCCAGAAAAAGTATGCTCTCCAGCAGGATGAGCATCTCCTGGAGCACACCCAGCAGCAGCATATCCTCTACCAGCAAGAGCAACAAATCCTCCACCAGCAAATCCAG GGTCTGTCTTTAGGCCATGGAGAGAGCCAGCCGAGTCATCTAACCCACCAGCTTCAGAG ATTGCGTATCCAGCCCTCCAGCCCGCCGCCAACACATCCCAGCAACCACCTCTTCAGGCAGCCCAATCAGAGCCCTCCGCCTGGCTCTGCAGGCATACTGCAAGGGCACG GTGGTCCGTCACCAGTGCAGTACCAGCACCAGCATGGTACTGCAGCACTGTACCAAGGCCAGAGTGGAAGCCCACCTCCCACAGGTTTGCCTCGAGTCGCTCACACAACAAATCAGCAAGCACCATCTGTCCGCCCCACTGTCCCATTGGCACAGGGTGTACCTCAACAACAGCAG GTGACCATCCAGGTGCAGGAAGTGGAACTGGGAGGTGTGGCGCAGAGACAAGGTAGCTTTTTGTCCacaccaggacacagagttctTGGGAAGCAGCTGAGTGCAGACAACGCCGAGATGCACAG TCGCAGCCTTGGCCGCTTCACATCGGGCTATGAACAGGCCCAGTTCAATGCCCATCTCATCTCTGGCGACGCTGCCTCCCGGGGCGCCTCCGGAGTGCTCAGCTCCTTCAGCCCGTACCTACAGGGAGCCTCGCTCAAAGTCCCCAGCCTAGAAGGGTACCAGGGCGGGGTGGTGGGGAGTGGCAACTATGGTACTCCCTCAACACTACAACAGGCCCTGCTGTCCCCAACTCCTTTGGACTACCGCCCCCCACAACAGCACGTCACCCCCACCCTGCAGGGCCTCCTCTCCCCCCGTCACTCTTTAACAGGGCACGCTGATCCCAGGTTGCCTCCCCAAGACCTGGCCGCCCTGCTGAAGAGGCACAGTCCCCGGCCTTGCCCAGCGCCCCCCACACCACCCAGCGGTCCGCCCCAGGAGTATGGAGAAATGTTGCTTCTACACCAGCTGAGCCAGGGTGAGAACTTGGAACCACCGACGCCACAGGGTGCCCCCGGAGGCCCGCActacctccacctcctccagatTCGACCACCTGATGTCCAGCCACAGCAGCACCCAGCCCAGCCACCGTGCCCCAGCTTACCTTACTCAGAGAGcatggaggaggacgaggtgCCACCTGGCTACCATCACCCACACGAGGGCCTGCTGACCAAGGCAGGGGAAGGTCATGAGCTCCTCGGGCCTCCCCGCGGAGGCACCCCGCCCTATAACTCCCCGACACACAGGCATGGCGGCTATATAAGGAGTCCTCCAGCAACGAGAG AATCTGAGTGCGTGGAGTGTAGGCCCCCAGGGCAGGCCATGGAGGTGCCTGATCATAATGGTGTGGGCTACTCTCGAGGTCCCCAGGGTGACGCCTATAGGTCCCGTGGACAACTACAGCGCCACCACACCATTCAGACCTGCGATGATGCTTAT GACCAGGTAGAGCCCATGTCTGGAATGAGCCTGTTGGCTGGAAAGGCATTAAGCTCTGCTCGCATGTCAGACATCCTCAGCCAGACATCATTGACAGGAAGCCAGCAGCTGCACCAGCGGGAAGAGTCAG TGTGTGATGTCGAAGGGGAGCTCCATGCAGCAGCGTGCTACCCCTCCTCCTGCACCAGTGACATGCTCCTCAGCTACAAGCCCCCAGACCTGCAGTACAGCATGGAGCAGGCTGGGGTCTAG